From a single Mangifera indica cultivar Alphonso chromosome 19, CATAS_Mindica_2.1, whole genome shotgun sequence genomic region:
- the LOC123203638 gene encoding probable WRKY transcription factor 7 — MVLKEMAVELMTGYGCVDSFAAATQMEESAVREAASAGMQSIGEFIRLLSRNQVSEQHFPETSSSSKLEPDKEIKVAAEMAVNNFKRVISLLDRPRTGHARFRRAPVTPPPPVVPQKEHKHVLEPGPSVVSTNHQANEQISAFKVYCPTPIHRLPPLPHNHHPHQVHKNPSVAMTKPLHTERSDVPTTINFSSSTSFRSSLTGNTDSIQPSFSSGFQFTTPSSVGKPPLSSSSLKRKCNSMDDAALKCGLSSGRCHCSKKRKSRVKRVVRVPAISSKMADIPPDDFSWRKYGQKPIKGSPHPRGYYKCSSVRGCPARKHVERALDDPMMLIVTYEGDHNHSVSIHDTPAAMVLESS; from the exons ATGGTGTTAAAAGAAATGGCTGTGGAGCTTATGACGGGTTATGGTTGCGTTGACAGTTTTGCAGCAGCAACCCAGATGGAAGAGAGTGCTGTACGAGAAGCTGCGTCTGCTGGTATGCAAAGTATCGGTGAGTTCATAAGATTATTGTCTCGAAATCAAGTCTCTGAACAACATTTCCCAGAAACCTCATCTTCTTCGAAACTTGAACCTGACAAAGAAATCAAGGTTGCTGCCGAAATGGCTGTAAACAATTTTAAGAGAGTCATTTCTTTACTGGATCGACCGAGAACTGGCCACGCTAGATTCAGAAGAGCACCTGTGACTCCTCCTCCCCCGGTTGTTCCTCAGAAAGAACACAAACATGTTCTAGAACCAGGGCCATCTGTTGTATCTACTAATCATCAAGCAAACGAGCAAATTTCTGCCTTTAAGGTCTATTGTCCTACACCGATTCATCGTTTGCCACCTTTGCCTCATAATCACCACCCCCACCAGGTTCATAAGAATCCTTCTGTAGCGATGACCAAGCCTTTGCATACAGAAAGAAGTGATGTGCCAACTACcatcaatttttcatcttcaactTCTTTCAGATCCTCGCTCACTGGTAATACTGATAGCATACAGCCTTCGTTTTCTTCTGGATTTCAATTCACTACTCCTTCATCAGTGGGTAAGCCACCTTTATCTTCGTCTTCACTCAAAAGGAAGTGCAATTCCATGGATGATGCTGCTCTAAAGTGTGGTTTATCTTCTGGCCGCTGCCATTGCTCCAAGAAAAG AAAATCAAGGGTTAAGAGAGTTGTTAGAGTCCCTGCAATCAGCTCTAAGATGGCCGATATTCCGCCTGATGATTTCTCCTGGAGAAAGTATGGCCAGAAACCCATCAAAGGCTCCCCTCATCCAAG GGGATATTACAAGTGCAGTAGTGTTAGAGGATGCCCAGCGCGTAAACATGTAGAACGCGCACTTGACGATCCAATGATGCTGATTGTGACATACGAAGGCGATCACAATCACTCTGTTTCAATCCACGATACCCCTGCTGCCATGGTTCTGGAGTCATCTTAG
- the LOC123202989 gene encoding uncharacterized protein At4g06744-like, whose product MRASVIVVLSLHCVLLAFLLVHSVAHQTTNRETLEFVIHGKGKAPRNGCSYKELQCLQQDVLQFADQRLAVVYPVIQKFKSIITSDPLGITKTWVGPDICSYKGFFCESPPDNKSAKALASIDFNGFQLGAPSLDGFLDQLPDIALFHANSNHFAGTISPKIANLPYLYELDISNNQFSGPFPTAVLRMTGLEFLDIRFNFFTGSVPPQIFTLNLDCLFINNNNFMQKLPDNIGSTHILFLTLANNKFSGPLPGSIFKSFSDLTEVAFLNNQLTGCLPYEIGFLKEATVVDLGNNQLTGLLPLSLACIEKVEQLNFARNLLFGMVPELVCGLGNLVNFSLSDNYFTNVGPLCRILIERGVLDVRNNCIPDLPFQRSIVECAQFFAHPKFCPNMWSYASIPCMPYIPEMAPSP is encoded by the coding sequence ATGAGAGCAAGTGTTATTGTAGTTTTATCTCTCCACTGCGTTCTCTTAGCTTTTCTGCTTGTCCACTCTGTAGCTCATCAGACGACCAACAGAGAAACCTTAGAATTTGTTATTCATGGCAAAGGTAAAGCTCCAAGAAATGGCTGCAGTTATAAAGAACTGCAATGTCTACAGCAAGATGTTTTACAATTTGCTGATCAAAGACTCGCCGTGGTGTACCCTGTGATCCAGAAATTCAAGTCCATAATCACATCTGATCCTCTTGGCATCACCAAAACTTGGGTAGGCCCAGATATATGCAGTTATAAAGGGTTCTTCTGCGAGAGTCCCCCTGACAACAAAAGTGCTAAAGCTCTTGCGTCCATTGACTTCAATGGATTCCAACTTGGCGCCCCTTCTCTTGACGGTTTTCTTGACCAGCTACCAGATATTGCGCTCTTCCACGCAAATTCAAATCACTTTGCTGGTACCATCTCACCCAAAATTGCCAATCTTCCCTATCTCTACGAGCTTGATATAAGCAACAACCAATTTTCAGGCCCATTTCCTACTGCCGTTCTTCGCATGACTGGTCTAGAATTCTTGGATATTCGGTTCAATTTCTTTACTGGGTCAGTCCCTCCTCAGATATTCACTCTAAATCTCGACTGTCTATTCATtaacaacaacaattttatgCAGAAGTTGCCTGATAATATAGGTAGTACCCACATTCTTTTTCTCACCTTGGCCAATAACAAATTCAGTGGTCCACTTCCAGGAAGCATTTTCAAATCTTTCTCCGATTTAACTGAGGTTGCATTCTTAAACAACCAGCTAACGGGTTGTTTACCTTATGAGATAGGATTCCTTAAAGAGGCTACAGTGGTTGATCTTGGCAACAATCAGTTAACAGGCCTGCTGCCACTCTCATTGGCTTGTATAGAGAAGGTGGAGCAACTCAACTTTGCCCGCAATCTTTTATTTGGGATGGTGCCAGAGTTGGTGTGCGGGCTGGGTAATCTGGTGAATTTCTCTTTGTcagataattattttacaaatgtgGGTCCTTTATGTAGAATTTTGATTGAAAGAGGAGTGCTGGATGTTAGGAACAACTGTATTCCTGATCTTCCTTTTCAAAGATCCATTGTTGAATGTGCCCAGTTCTTTGCTCACCCAAAATTCTGTCCCAATATGTGGTCTTATGCTTCCATTCCTTGTATGCCCTACATTCCGGAAATGGCTCCTTCACCTTGA